The window CCGTCCGGCAGGCCGACGTCCATGCCGCTGCCCGAGATCAGGCCGTTCGGCACGGTGGCCCACAAACGGTCCAGTACGGGCTTCTTCGCCGCAAACACGGCGTTGGATTCAGGGCTCTCACTGTGACCGAAGCCGTCGAGAATAATCAGGACCAAAGGTTTAGGCGTGGTAGTCATGGATTCCACTCGTGGCTGAATTAAAAGAGGGCGATGGAAAAGGGAGTGGCAGTTTAAAGCGAAGTTCCTGCGCCGTCACCGCCGGACGGGGTTTGGCCCACCATAGTGGCTGTGTATACTGGCCGACATTTTAACGCCCTGGAACCTCCTTCGATGGTTGCTAACCTGATTCAATTCGCCACTAACCACTATCTGCTCGTCGGTATCTTCGTCGTACTGCTGGCGTTGCTGATCGCTTATCAGATGCAAGGCGGCGGCCGCAGCCTGAGCACCGGTGAACTGACCGGGCTGGTCAACAAGGACGCGGGCGTTGTGATCGACATTCGTCCGGTCAAGGATTTCGCCGCCGGTCACATTGTTGGCGCGGTGAACATTCCTCACGACAAACTGACCGCTCGCGTCGGCGAACTGGAAAAGCACAAGGCCAAGACCATCATCCTGGTCGATGCCATGGGCCAGACTGCCGGCACCCATGCCCGCGAGCTGATGAAGTCCGGCTTCACCGCCGCCAAGCTCTCCGGCGGTATTTCCAGCTGGAAAGGCGACAACCTGCCGCTGGTGAAGTGATATGAGCAACGTCGTCGTCTATTCCAGCGATTACTGCCCTTACTGTTCGCGAGCCAAATACCTGCTCGAGAACAAAGGCGTGGCCTTCGAAGAGATCAAGGTCGATGGCAAGCCGCAGGTGCGCGCCGCCATGGCCCAGAAGGCCGGACGTACGTCCGTGCCGCAGATCTGGATCGGCGAGCGCCACATTGGTGGCTGTGATGATTTGTTTGCCCTTGAGCGCGCCGGCAAGCTCGACGCCATGCTCAAGGCCTGAACGCCTTCCCTATAAGACCCCAAGATCAGAAAGGATCTGAGATGACTGACCAACAGAACACTGCAGCTAGCGAAGAAGAAACCGCACCGCAATTCTCCTTGCAGCGCATCTACGTACGTGACTTGTCGTTCGAAGCCCCGAAAAGCCCGGCGATCTTCCGCCAGCAGTGGGAACCGAGCGTCGGTCTGGATCTGAATACCCGTCAAAAGGCCCTGGAAGGCGACTTCCACGAAGTCGTGCTGACCCTGTCCGTGACCGTGAAAAACGGTGACGAAGTGGCGTTCATCGCTGAAGTGCAACAGGCCGGCATCTTCCTGATCAAGAACCTGGACGACGCTTCGATGAGCCACACCCTCGGCGCGTTCTGCCCGAACATCCTGTTCCCGTACGCTCGCGAAACCCTGGACAGCCTGGTGACCCGCGGTTCGTTCCCGGCCCTGATGCTGGCTCCGGTGAACTTCGACGCGCTGTACGCACAAGAGCTGCAACGCATGCAAGCGGCTGGCGAGACTCCTACCGTTCAGTAAGCGTCGCTGCTGAAAATCGCGGGCAAGCCCGCTCCCACAGGATTGTGCAAAACCTGTGGGGGCGGGCTTGCCCGCGATTGTTTCTGTCAGGCGAAAATGATTGTCGAGTTACTTGAACCCGAGCTGGCGCCAGCCTTCGTAGACGGCGACCGCCACGGTGTTCGATAGGTTCAGGCTGCGGCAGCCTTCACGCATCGGCAAGCGCAGGCGTTGTTCGCCGGGCAGTGCATCGAGCACTTCGGCCGGCAAACCACGGCTTTCCGGGCCGAACAGGAACGCGTCGCCCTCGGCAAAACTGGCATCGTGGAACGGCCGTGAGCCTTTGGTTGTGAAGGCGAACAGCCGTGGATGACCGAGGCTTTCCAGGCAACTGGCGAGGTCCGCGTGGCGTTGCAGGGTGGCATACTCGTGGTAGTCGAGGCCGGCCCGGCGCAGGCGCTTGTCGTCCATCTCGAAGCCCAGCGGTTCGATCAAATGCAGGTGGCAGCCACTGTTGGCGCACAGCCTGATAACGTTGCCGGTATTCGGCGGAATTTCTGGTTGGAAAAGGATGACGTGAAACATGCACGGCTCCGAAGGTAAAGATGAGCGGCATTCTACGCCGCCCATCGATCCACGTTCGAAACTATTACCTCGGGTCATGGGGTCGCTGGCGATTGTCGGACTGATGGTGGGGCTGATGATCGGCCGCCTGACCACGCCTGACCCCAGCGAATTGCAACAGGTCGAGGTGACGGACGATGGGCTGGTGGTGTGGTTCAACAACGAACCCAAGGCCCACGGCGAGTTTGTCGACGGCAGCCTCGCGTTGCTGTTCGAGGCGCAAGGCAAGGCGCAGAAAGGCCAGCTCAAACTCAACGACAAGGTCGTGAACTGGCGGACGCGCTTGAGTGACGGAGGGTTGTTGCTGACGGTAGTGGCGGCCCGGCCATTGCAGGGCGAGTGGACCGGTAGCGAGGTCGATGACCGCTGGCGGCTGGAGATCCATCTCCGGGAGCAATAAAAGAGGGAATCCCCGGCCTGCCTGTACCAAGGTCCCCAAAACGGCAGGGCTCGCGCATGGCGTCGAGCCCGGTGTAAAGAAGGAACCCCTGACCTGCCTGTATCAAGGGCCCCAAAACTGGGGGCTCGTCGCTTATGCGGTGTGAGCCCGATGTAAAGAGGGGAATCCCCGGCCTGCCTGTACCAAGGTCCCCGAAACCGGGTAGTGAACTGAATCACTGAATGGACTATTGCAGGGGGCGTGCCAGGTTTTAACAAGTTGAAACAGAATGTCGCGCTGAAACGTCGAAAGCCCCGTATTCCGCGGCTTTCGTGTTTTTTCGATAGGGGTTCGATTGCGAACTCAGGCGGGATTTCGGATCTGTTGCCGTGCGCGATTGCGGTTCACGGTGCATTGCGGCGGTGCACAGAGGGCTTGCGGTGCATTCTTAATGGGGACTAATCCTTGAATCGACCCCTCACCCTAACCCTCTCCCGGAGGGAGAGGGGACTGACCGAGTGGTTTGATCGAAGTGCTGCGACCTGAGACATCGAGCCGAACTCTGGATTTGAAAGTTGTCGAGATCGGCTCCCTTTCCCCTCTCCCCTCTGGGGAGAGGGCTGGGGTGGTTCTCAGGTCTGCCGATTAACCCTCTTCCCCCTCATCATCATCCCCACCATCAACCTTCATCCCCAATTCCTTGATCTTGCGCGTCAGGGTATTACGCCCCCAACCCAGCAAAACCGCAGCATCCCGACGCCGTCCGGCGGTGTGTTTGAGTGCGGTCTCGATCATGATCCGTTCGAACGCCGGCACGGCGCTGTCGAGCAGGCTCGACTGGCCGCGAGCCAACGCCTGGTCAGCCCACTGACGCAGCGCCTGCTCCCAGTTGGTCACCGGCGCCGAATCCTGCGGCAGGCTCAACAGCTCCGGCGGCAGGTCGCTGATGTGCACTTCGCGACCCGAAGCCATCACCGTGATCCAGCGGCAGGTGTTCTCCAGCTGACGCACGTTGCCGCCCCACGGCAGGTTCTTCAGGTATTCCTCGGTTTCGCTTTTCAGCAGCTTCGGCTCCACCGCCAGTTCTTGCGCAGCGCGGCTGAGGAAGTGCTTGGCCAGGGTCGGGATGTCTTCGCGACGGTCCGACAGCCGTGGGATGTGGATGCGGATCACGTTGAGGCGGTGGAACAAGTCCTCACGGAATTTCCCGGCATGCACCAGGGTTTCCAGGTTCTGGTGAGTCGCGGCGATGATCCGTACATCGACCTTCACCGGCGTATGACCGCCGACGCGGTAGAACTCGCCGTCGGCCAGTACGCGCAGCAAACGCGTCTGGGTGTCCGCCGGCATGTCGCCGATTTCGTCGAGGAACAGCGTGCCACCGTCCGCCTGCTCAAAGCGCCCGCGACGCAGGTTGGCCGCGCCGGTGAATGCACCTTTCTCATGGCCGAACAACTCGGATTCCATCAGGTCTTTCGGGATCGCCGCCATGTTCAGCGCGATGAACGGCGACGCCGCCCGTGGACTGTGACGGTGCAGGGCGTGGGCTACCAATTCTTTACCGGTACCGGATTCGCCGTTGATCAGCACGGTGATGTTGGAGTGGCTCAAGCGCCCGATGGCGCGAAACACTTCCTGCATCGCTGGCGCTTCGCCGATGATTTCCGGGGTGCGGGTCAGGGCGACCGGGACTTCCAGGCCTTGTTGTTCCTGAGCATGCTGGTTCGCACGCTTGACCAGCGACACTGCTTCGTCGACGTCGAACGGTTTTGGCAGGTACTCAAACGCGCCGCCCTGATAGGACGCGACAGCGCTGTCCAGATCGGAGTGCGCAGTCATGATGATCACTGGCAACCGTGGGTGTTGCTCGCGAATCCGCGCCAGAAGGTCCAGGCCACTGGCACCCGGCATGCGGATGTCGGAGATGATCACATCCGGCTGCTGGCGCGCCAGGCGGCTCATCACGCCATCGGCGCTATCGAAGCTTTGCGTGGTCATGCCTTCTTGCTGCAAGGCTTTTTCCAGGACCCAACGGATAGAACGGTCGTCATCGACGATCCACACGGTTTCACTACGGCTCATGTCGATGTGGCTCCTTGTTCCAGTGGCAGAAAGATCGAGAAGGTGGTGTGGCCTGGATGGCTGTCACATTCGATCAGGCCCTGGTGCTGGCTGATGATGTTCTGGGTAATGGCCAGGCCCAGTCCGGTACCGTCCGGACGACCGCTGACCATGGGGAAGAAGATGGTTTCCTGCAGGTCTGCGGGAATGCCGGGACCGTTGTCGATGATTTCGATCTTGGTCACCAGGCGATGGCGCACGTGGCCGATGGTGAACTGGCGCATGGCGCGGGTGCGCAAACTGATGCGGCCCAGACGCAGCTCGTTCTGGCTGCTGATGGCCTGCATCGCGTTGCGCACGATGTTCAGTACGGCCTGAATCATTTGTTCGCGGTCGATCAACACGTCCGGGATGCTTGGATCGTAGTCGCGCACCAAAGTGATGCAGCCCTGACTTTCGGCCTCCACCAGATGACAGACGCGTTCGAGCACTTCATGGATGTTGCACATCGCCAGCGACGGCAGTTTGTTAGAGCCGAGCATGCGGTCGACGAGGTTTCGCAGACGGTCGGCTTCTTCAATGATCACGTTGGTGTAGTCGCGCAAGCTTTCTTCCGGCAGTTCGCGGGCAAGCAATTGTGCGGCGCCGCGAATCCCGCCCAGCGGATTCTTGATTTCGTGAGCGAGGCCGCGCACCAGCATCTTGCTGGTCTCTTGCTTCGACAGTTGCGCCTCTTCCTTGGTGATCCGCAGCAAGCGGTCGCGAGGATGGACTTCCAGCAGCAGCATTGTGGCGCCGTTGGCCAGGATTGGTGTCACCGCGTAGTCGACGGTCAGCGTCTGGCCGGTGAGGGCGGTGAGCATGGCTTCGCGCTTGGTGAACGGGTGCGCCTGCTCGACTGCCTGGCGCAAGGAATTCAGCGCTTCGGTGGATTCGGTGAACAACTCGCTGATGAACTGCCCATGGCTGCGCTGACCGCTGATGGCCAGGAGCATCTCCGCCGCCGGGTTCATGTACTCGAGGCGCAGTTCGGCGTCGAGCAGGATGGTGGCGGTGGTCAGGTTGTCGAGAAGCAGACGATGCAGTGCGTCACTGATGGTCATTTAGGACCTCTTTTGGAGCAGGGCATGCGCGTGAATAACGCGCCTATACAAGGAAAATGCAAAAACCAAACCAAGGCTCCGAAAAGAAGCGTTTAAAGCCTGAAACGGGCGTTTGACGCTCGTTTGCGTGGCGTTCTGCCAGCTTTCGCGGGTACTTTCGAACCAAAATGGGTTGAGATGTGGGAACGGTGCAACCTATTGCACCAATATAGTGCGCAAAGCTGAACGAAGTTAGAAGAAACGCAGGAAGGGATTTTTTTCTTCTTCGGGTTTGTCTTTAAGCGGACATTCCGGCCGTTGACCGTAGTCGGTGAGGGTGCAGGGCTTGACCTTGCGTTTCTGTGCGAGGGAGATGCGCAGCATCTGGAAGGGTTGATTGGCTGTTCGTTCGACCGTGCGGCCTTGTTCGTCGAGGATTTCCACGGACAGGTTGTGGCTGCCGCGGTCGATGTTGCTCAGGGCAAACACCGGGCTGAGGCCGGGCTCGGCGGTGGGTTGGCCGTCGAGCAGCAATCGGTAGCGATGGCCCCGTTGCAGGCCGGGTTCATTGGTGACACTGACGATCAGTTCCCCGGCATTGCTACGGACCGTAGCGTCGGGTTCCGGGACCAGCACGCGGAGCATGTCGTAGTGGAACAGCGGCAATTCTTCATTCTTTTTTGCAGCAACCACGGGGCTCGCGCCAGTCGGGTTGGCAGACATGCGATTGCTCGTCGCCAGCGGCACGCGCTTGGCGTTGCCTGAGCCTGGTCGGTCGGTGTAGACCCGGTTGCCGTGAGCGTCGACGTAGGTGAAGACCTCGGCTGTAACCGGCAGTGCGATCAGGCAGGCGATCAGCAGCCACACCCTCATGGTTTATGCACTCGCTGCACGGTGAACGTCACCGTCGGGCTTTGCTGGACGATGTTCTCGCCGTCTATCACCTGCACCGCCAGGCTGTGTTCTCCACGGTCGATGTTCACCAGTTGCAGGATCGGCACGTTGCTCGATTGCCCGTAGGGTTGATCGTCCAGCAGCAACCTGAACAGGTGCGGCGCTTGAAGGCGTGGTTTGATCATGACGCTGACCGTGAACGTACCATTGTTGGCGCGCAGGGCTTCGTCGGTCGGCAGACCGGTCAACTCCAGCACCTCGTAGGCGCTGTGCAGTTGTTCGCGGTTGCTGGCTTCGGCAGCGGGCGCAGGAGGTGCCTGGCGCTCAACGCTGTTGAGCGGAGGCAGCTCGACGGGCTGCGCCTTGACGCCGTCGGGCGGTTGATTACTGTAGGCGGTGTTGCCGGAGGCGTCGGTGTACTTATAGATCTGCGCTGCGGCGGGCAGGGCGATCAGCAGCAACATCAGTAAAAAACCACGACCCATAAAATCGACCAGAAACGAAAGCGTTGGGGTGCAGCATAGGTCAGGGGCGGCGATTGACCCAATTCATAAACATCAGGGCATGAATTGCCGAAATCCCTCAAACACCACACCCCCCCCTGTGGGAGCGGGCTTGCTCGCGAAAGCGGAGTGTCAGTCACCATCAATGCAAGCTGACACACTGCATTCGCGAGCAAGCCCGGTCCCACATTGGTACTGAGTTGGTCTCTAAATCGCGGGCACAAAAAAGACCTCCCGAAGGAGGCCTCTTTTTTTGTCACGCCGCTTGCGCAGGCGCTACCGGATCAGCAGCTGTAGTACAGCTCATATTCCAGTGGGTGTACGAAGGTGCGAACCTTGATTTCTTCTTCGCTTTTCAGAGCGATGTAAGCGTCGATGAAGTCATCGGAGAACACGCCGCCTTTGGTCAGGAACGCACGACCTTTGTCCAGCTCTTCCAGGGCTTCTTTCAGGCTGCCGCAAACTTGTGGGATCTCTTTCGCCTCTTCAGGCGGCAGGTCGTACAGGTTTTTGTCAGCGGCGTCGCCTGGGTGGATCTTGTTCTGGATGCCGTCCAGGCCAGCCATCAACAGGGCAGCGAAGCCCAGGTACGGGTTGGCTGCCGGATCCGGGAAGCGGGCTTCGATACGGCGAGCGCGAGGGCTGGACACGTAAGGAATACGGATCGAAGCGGAACGGTTGCGCGCCGAGTAGGCCAGCATCACTGGAGCTTCGAAACCTGGGACCAGACGCTTGTAGGAGTTGGTCGACGGGTTGGTGAAGCCGTTCAAGGCCTTACCGTGCTTGATGATGCCGCCGATGAAGTACAGGGCGGTGTCGGACAGGCCGGCATAACCTTCGCCAGCGAAGGTGTTCTTGCCATCTTTGGCGATGGACAGGTGAACGTGCATACCCGAACCGTTATCGCCGTACAGCGGCTTAGGCATGAAGGTCGCGGTGCGGCCGTATGCATCAGCAACGTTGTGTACGCAGTACTTCAGGGTCTGAACTTCGTCAGCCTTGGCCACCAGGGTGTTGAACTTCACACCGATTTCGTTCTGGCCGGCAGTGGCCACTTCGTGGTGGTGAACTTCGATGACCAGGCCCATTTCTTCCATGGCGTTGCACATGGAGGTACGGATTTCGTGGTCGTGGTCGAACGGCGGAACCGGGAAGTAGCCGCCTTTGACGCCTGGACGGTGGCCTTTGTTACCGCCTTCCACGTCCTGGTCGGACATCCACGAACCTTGTTCGGAGTAGATCTTGAACATCGAGCCGGAGATGTCGGACTTGAACTTCACTTCGTCGAAGATGAAGAACTCTGGCTCCGGGCCAACGAATACGGTGTCACCGATACCGGTCGACTTCAGGTATTCCTCGGCACGCTTGGCGATCGCACGTGGGTCACGGTCGTAGCCTTGCATGGTCGAAGGCTCGATCACGTCGCAGACCAGGATCAGGGTTGGCTCTTCGGTGAACGGGTCGAGGACAGCGGTGGAATCGTCCGGCATCAGGATCATGTCGGAAGCTTCGATGCCTTTCCAGCCAGCGATGGAGGAACCGTCGAACATTTTGCCTTCTTCGAAGAAAGCTTCATCCAGCGCGTCGCGAGCCGGCATGGTCACGTGGTGCTGAGTGCCTTTGGTGTCCGTGAAGCGCAGATCAATCCACTTGACGTCATGATCTTTGATGAGTTGAACCGACTTCGACATAGTGTCCTCCGGGTGGCTTCGGGCTTAGTAGTGGATGCCCTTAGAATGTGGGTGATGCCGGCGCGAATACTCTGCCAAGGCAACCTGCCTCACAAGGGAGCAAATTGCATGCCAGTGCCCCAGCATGGGTTTTTTGCCCCAATATCACGCTTATAAAGGCACAAAGCGTCTGTAAGCGGAAAATCTCGCCCTACAATGTAGCGTTAAAATCGCTAAATGACCCGTTTTGGTGCGCGCAAAACCTTCTGCACATTAACTGGTTAAACCTTGAGCAATTTCCGCTATAATCCGCGCCCCCCTTTTTCGGCTGGGCCTGCGCGCGCTGTTTTCATGAAATTAATCGTAAAAGTCTTCCCCGAGATCACCATCAAGAGCCGCCCGGTACGGATGCGTTTCATCCGCCAGTTGGCCAAAAATATCCGTACCGTGCTCCGCGACCTGGACCCGGCTGTGGTGGTGAACGGTGTGTGGGACAATCTCGAGCTGGAAACCCGCGTCAGCGAGCCCAAGGCCCTGAAGGAGATGACGGAGCGCCTGAGCTGCATGCCGGGCATCGCGCATTTCCTGCAAGTCGATGAATACCCGCTGGGTGACTTCGACGACATCGTCGCCAAGTGCAAGCAGCACTTCGGTGAGGCGTTGGCCGGGAAGATCTTTTCGGTGCGCTGCAAGCGTGCCGGCAAGCATGAATTCAGTTCGATGGACGTCGAGAAATACGTCGGCAGCCAACTGCGTCGTCAGTGCGGCGCTGCCGGAATCTCGCTGAAAGAGCCGGAAATCGAAGTTCGCATCGAAATTCGCGACAAACGGTTGTTCGTGATCCATAGCCAGCACAACAGCATCGGTGGATATCCGCTGGGTGCCCTGGAACAGACGCTTGTGCTGATGTCCGGCGGCTTCGATTCGACCGTTGCCTCTTACCAGATCATGCGCCGTGGCCTGATGAGCCATTTCTGCTTCTTTAATCTGGGCGGAAGGGCCCATGAACTGGGCGTCATGGAAGTCGCGCACTTCATCTGGAAGAAGTACGGCAGCTCCCAACGCGTGTTATTTGTGAGTGTGCCATTCGAGGAAGTACTGGGAGAAATTCTCGGGAAAGTCGATAACAGTCATATGGGTGTAGTTTTGAAGCGTATGATGTTGCGCGCTGCTTCCCGTATTGCCGATCGGCTGGACATCGAAGCGCTGGTTACTGGCGAGGCGATTTCCCAGGTGTCGAGCCAGACACTGCCGAACCTGTCCGTGATCGACTGCGTGACCGACAAGCTGGTCTTGCGTCCGCTGATCGCCAGTCACAAGCAGGACATCATCGACCTGGCCAACGAAATCGGCACTGCCGACTTCGCCAAGCACATGCCGGAATACTGCGGGGTCATCTCGGTGAACCCCAAGACCCACGCCAAGCGTCCGCGCGTGGAATACGAAGAACAACAGTTCGACATGGCAGTCCTTGAGCGTGCGCTCGAGAACGCCAAACTGGTGCCGATCGATCGTGTGATCGACGAATTGGGCCAGGACTTGCAGATCGAAGAAGTCAGCGAAGCGCTGGCTGGTCAGATCGTCATCGACATCCGTCATCCGGATGCCGCTGAAGACGACCCGCTGGGCCTCGATGGCATTGAGGTACAAACGATGCCGTTTTATGCATTGAACGCTCGTTTCAAGGAACTGGACCCTACTCGCCAGTACCTGCTGTATTGCGACAAAGGCGTGATGAGTCGCCTGCATGCCCACCATTTGCTCAGTGAGGGGCATGCCAATGTGCGCGTTTATCGACCGAGCTAAGAGCCCGGGGCTGTATGCCTGTGGCCTGCGTCACCGGCCCCCCGACTCTGCCGTCAAGCTGTAACGGCAAGGCCTGACTCTACTGTAAATCGCTGCCAAGACTTGTCAGCACACCGAATCCTCTGATCGAGATACACAAGTGATCGAAAATCTACGCAACATCGCCATCATTGCTCACGTTGACCATGGTAAAACCACCCTGGTAGACAAACTCTTGCGTCAATCCGGCACCCTGGAGCGCAACGAGCTCAACGACGAGCGCGTGATGGACTCCAACGACCAGGAGAAAGAGCGCGGTATTACCATTCTGGCGAAAAACACCGCCATCAACTGGAACGGCTACCACATCAACATCGTGGACACCCCGGGCCACGCCGACTTCGGCGGCGAAGTTGAACGCGTAATGTCGATGGTTGACTCCGTTCTGCTGCTGGTTGACGCTCAAGACGGCCCTATGCCGCAAACCCGTTTCGTGACCAAGAAGGCTTTCGAAGCCGGCCTGCGTCCAATCGTGGTCATCAACAAGGTTGACCGTCCAGGCGCGCGTCCGGACTGGGTTCTGGACCAGATCTTCGACCTGTTCGACAACCTCGGTGCTACCGAAGAACAGCTGGACTTCAAAGTCGTCTACGCCTCGGCCCTGAACGGCATTGCCGGTCTGGAACACACCGACATGGCTGAAGACATGACCCCGCTGTACCAGTCGATCGTCGACAACGTACCTGCGCCGAAAGTCGACCGTGAAGGTCCGTTCCAGATGCAGATCTCCGCTCTGGACTACAACAGCTTCCTGGGTGTTATCGGCGTTGGCCGTATCGCTCGTGGCCGCATCAAGCCGAACACTCCGGTTGTCGCTATCGACGCCGATGGCAAGAAGCGTACCGGTCGTATCCTGAAGCTGATGGGTCACCACGGTCTGCACCGTATCGACGTTGAAGAAGCAGCTGCCGGCGACATCGTCTGCATCAGCGGCTTCGACCAGCTGTTCATCTCCGACACTCTGTGCGACCCACTGAACGTCGAAGCGATGAAGCCGCTGACCGTTGACGAACCAACTGTTTCCATGACCTTCCAGGTAAACGACTCGCCTTTCTGCGGTAAAGAAGGCAAGTTCGTGACGTCCCGTAACATCAAGGAACGTCTGGACAAAGAACTGCTCTACAACGTTGCCCTGCGCGTTGAAGAAGGCGACACCGCCGACAAGTTCAAAGTCTCCGGCCGTGGTGAGCTGCACCTCTCGGTACTGATCGAAACCATGCGTCGCGAAGGCTTCGAAATGGGTGTTGGTCGTCCGGAAGTGATCATCCGTATGGTTGACGGCGTGAAGCACGAACCGTACGAAAACGTGACCATCGACCTGCCAGAAGAATCGCAAGGTTCGATCATGGAACAGATCGGTATCCGTAAGGGCGACCTGACCAACATGGTTCCGGATGGCAAGGGCCGTGTGCGCCTTGAGTACAACATCCCGGCTCGTGGCTTGATCGGTTTCCGTAACGAGTTCCTGACCCTGACCTCCGGTGCAGGCATCCTGACCTCGATCTTCGACCGTTACGACGTGATGAAGTCCGGCGACATGTCCGGCCGTCAGAACGGCGTGCTGGTTTCGGTAGCGACCGGTAAGGCTCTGACTTACTCGCTGGAAACCCTGCAAGCTCGCGGCAAACTGTTCCTGGGTCACGGTGAAGACGTGTACGAAGGTCAAATCGTCGGCATCAACAGCCGCGACAACGACCTGGGCGTCAACCCAACCAAAGGCAAGAAGCTCGACAACATGCGTGCCTCGGGTAAAGACGAAACCATCGCTCTGGTTCCGCCTATCCGTTTCACCCTGGAACAAGCTCTGGAATTCGTTCAAGAAGACGAATTGTGCGAAGTCACTCCTAAGTCCATCCGTCTTCGCAAGAAGATCCTGGGCGAAAGCGAGCGTACCCGCGCTGCCAAGAAGTCCGGTAACTAAGTTATTTAGTTAGCTGACAAAAAAACGCCCCCGACCTCAAGGTCGGGGGCGTTTTTGTATGTCTGGGGAAGTGGAATTTGATGATGGAGTTTTCAGAGCCTTGGGATGACTTGGGATCGACCCCTCACCCTAACCCTCTCCCCAGAGGGTAGAGGGGACTGACCGAGTTGTTC is drawn from Pseudomonas sp. 31-12 and contains these coding sequences:
- the typA gene encoding translational GTPase TypA, yielding MIENLRNIAIIAHVDHGKTTLVDKLLRQSGTLERNELNDERVMDSNDQEKERGITILAKNTAINWNGYHINIVDTPGHADFGGEVERVMSMVDSVLLLVDAQDGPMPQTRFVTKKAFEAGLRPIVVINKVDRPGARPDWVLDQIFDLFDNLGATEEQLDFKVVYASALNGIAGLEHTDMAEDMTPLYQSIVDNVPAPKVDREGPFQMQISALDYNSFLGVIGVGRIARGRIKPNTPVVAIDADGKKRTGRILKLMGHHGLHRIDVEEAAAGDIVCISGFDQLFISDTLCDPLNVEAMKPLTVDEPTVSMTFQVNDSPFCGKEGKFVTSRNIKERLDKELLYNVALRVEEGDTADKFKVSGRGELHLSVLIETMRREGFEMGVGRPEVIIRMVDGVKHEPYENVTIDLPEESQGSIMEQIGIRKGDLTNMVPDGKGRVRLEYNIPARGLIGFRNEFLTLTSGAGILTSIFDRYDVMKSGDMSGRQNGVLVSVATGKALTYSLETLQARGKLFLGHGEDVYEGQIVGINSRDNDLGVNPTKGKKLDNMRASGKDETIALVPPIRFTLEQALEFVQEDELCEVTPKSIRLRKKILGESERTRAAKKSGN